A window of the Actinobacillus genomosp. 1 genome harbors these coding sequences:
- a CDS encoding Na(+)-translocating NADH-quinone reductase subunit A, whose protein sequence is MITIKKGLDLPIAGTPAQVIHNGNTVNEVAMLGEEYVGMRPSMKVREGDVVKKGQVLFEDKKNQGVVFTAPASGTVVAINRGEKRVLQSVVIKVEGDEQITFTRYDATQLALLSAEQVKQNLIESGLWTAFRTRPFSKVPAVDAIPSSIFVNAMDTNPLAADPEVVLKEYETDFKYGLTVLTRLFDGQKPVYLCKDADSNIPLSPAIEGITIKSFSGVHPAGLVGTHIHFVDPVGATKQVWHLNYQDVIAIGKLFTTGELFTDRVISLAGPQVKNPRLVRTRLGANLSQLTANELNVGENRVISGSVLSGATATGPVDYLGRYALQVSVLAEGREKELFGWIMPGSDKFSITRTVLGHFGKKLFNFTTAVHGGERAMVPIGAYERVMPLDIIPTLLLRDLAAGDTDSAQNLGCLELDEEDLALCTYVCPGKNNYGPMLRAALDKIEKEG, encoded by the coding sequence ATGATTACAATCAAGAAAGGCTTGGATTTACCTATCGCAGGTACACCGGCACAAGTAATCCATAACGGCAATACCGTTAATGAAGTTGCGATGCTTGGCGAAGAATATGTGGGTATGCGTCCTTCAATGAAAGTTCGTGAAGGCGATGTAGTGAAAAAAGGTCAGGTTCTTTTTGAAGATAAAAAGAATCAGGGCGTAGTATTTACTGCTCCTGCAAGCGGTACTGTGGTTGCAATTAACCGTGGTGAAAAGCGTGTTCTTCAGTCGGTCGTGATTAAAGTTGAGGGTGATGAGCAAATTACCTTTACTCGCTATGATGCTACGCAATTAGCGTTGTTATCAGCCGAGCAAGTGAAACAAAATCTTATCGAATCAGGTTTATGGACTGCATTCCGTACTCGTCCGTTCAGTAAGGTTCCTGCAGTAGATGCTATTCCGTCATCTATCTTCGTTAATGCAATGGATACTAATCCGTTAGCGGCGGATCCGGAAGTGGTTTTAAAAGAGTATGAAACCGATTTTAAATACGGTTTAACTGTTTTAACTCGTTTATTTGACGGTCAGAAACCGGTTTATCTATGTAAAGATGCGGATAGTAATATCCCGTTAAGTCCGGCAATTGAAGGCATCACAATTAAATCGTTTAGTGGTGTTCACCCTGCAGGTTTAGTCGGTACACATATCCACTTTGTTGATCCCGTAGGTGCAACCAAGCAAGTTTGGCACTTAAATTATCAAGATGTTATTGCGATTGGTAAATTATTCACAACAGGCGAATTATTTACTGACCGTGTTATTTCTCTTGCAGGTCCGCAAGTGAAAAATCCTCGTTTAGTGCGTACGCGTCTTGGTGCTAATCTTTCTCAATTAACTGCGAATGAGTTAAACGTAGGTGAGAATCGTGTGATTTCAGGTTCGGTATTAAGCGGTGCAACGGCAACAGGTCCGGTTGATTATTTAGGTCGCTATGCGTTACAAGTTTCCGTACTTGCGGAAGGTCGTGAAAAAGAATTATTCGGTTGGATTATGCCGGGTTCGGATAAATTCTCTATTACTCGTACCGTATTAGGTCACTTCGGTAAAAAATTATTTAACTTCACGACTGCCGTTCATGGTGGTGAGCGTGCAATGGTGCCAATCGGTGCCTATGAACGTGTAATGCCGTTAGATATTATCCCGACATTATTACTTCGTGATTTAGCGGCCGGCGATACCGATTCTGCGCAAAACTTAGGTTGCTTAGAGCTGGATGAAGAAGATTTAGCATTATGTACTTATGTTTGCCCGGGTAAAAACAACTACGGTCCGATGTTACGTGCTGCGTTAGATAAGATCGAGAAGGAAGGTTAA
- a CDS encoding NADH:ubiquinone reductase (Na(+)-transporting) subunit B translates to MGLKNLFEKMEPAFHKGGKYEKWYTLFEATYTILYTPGTVTRKDSHVRDALDSKRMMIIVWLALFPAMFWGMYNVGHQALLATNHLGTLADTIANNWHYGFSDALGATLTADAGWGSKMFLGATYFLPIYLTIFLVGGFWEVVFAMVRKHEINEGFFVTSILLALIVPPTLPLWQAALAATFGVVVAKEVFGGVGKNFMNPALAGRAFLFFAYPAQISGDLVWVAADGYSGATALSQWAQGGQGALKHAVTGQEITWMDAFLGNIPGSIGEVSTLMLIIGAAIIVFTRIASWRIIAGVMVGMAATATAFNLIGSDTNPLFAMPWHWHLVLGGFALGMFFMATDPVSAAFTNKGKWWYGALIGFMCVVIRVANPAYPEGMMLAILFANLFAPIFDYLVVQGNIKRRKAKAA, encoded by the coding sequence ATGGGTTTAAAAAATCTTTTTGAAAAGATGGAACCTGCGTTTCATAAAGGTGGAAAATATGAAAAATGGTACACGCTTTTTGAAGCGACATATACCATTCTTTATACACCGGGTACTGTGACTCGTAAAGATTCACACGTACGTGATGCGTTGGATTCTAAACGTATGATGATTATCGTATGGTTGGCATTATTCCCAGCGATGTTTTGGGGAATGTATAACGTCGGTCATCAAGCGTTATTGGCAACAAATCATTTAGGTACATTAGCGGATACTATCGCAAATAACTGGCATTACGGTTTTTCGGATGCGTTAGGTGCGACATTAACCGCTGATGCGGGCTGGGGCAGTAAAATGTTCCTCGGTGCAACTTATTTCCTTCCAATCTATTTAACTATTTTCTTAGTAGGTGGTTTCTGGGAAGTCGTATTTGCGATGGTGCGTAAGCATGAAATTAATGAAGGTTTCTTTGTTACTTCTATCTTATTAGCATTAATCGTTCCGCCGACATTACCGTTATGGCAAGCTGCGCTTGCTGCGACATTCGGTGTTGTTGTGGCAAAAGAGGTATTCGGTGGCGTAGGTAAAAACTTTATGAACCCGGCATTAGCGGGACGTGCGTTTTTATTCTTTGCATATCCGGCACAAATCTCCGGTGACTTAGTATGGGTTGCCGCCGACGGTTATTCAGGTGCGACGGCGCTATCTCAATGGGCGCAAGGCGGACAGGGTGCACTTAAACATGCGGTAACCGGTCAAGAAATTACTTGGATGGATGCATTCTTAGGTAATATTCCAGGCTCAATCGGCGAAGTTTCAACACTGATGTTAATCATCGGTGCGGCAATTATCGTGTTTACCCGTATTGCTTCATGGCGCATTATTGCCGGCGTAATGGTTGGTATGGCTGCGACCGCAACCGCATTTAACTTAATCGGTTCGGATACAAATCCATTATTTGCAATGCCATGGCACTGGCACTTAGTGTTAGGCGGTTTCGCATTAGGTATGTTCTTTATGGCGACAGACCCTGTATCTGCGGCATTTACCAACAAAGGTAAATGGTGGTACGGTGCGTTAATCGGTTTTATGTGTGTTGTTATCCGTGTAGCAAACCCGGCATATCCGGAAGGTATGATGTTAGCAATCTTATTCGCTAACTTATTTGCTCCGATCTTCGACTATTTAGTCGTTCAAGGCAACATCAAACGTAGAAAAGCGAAGGCGGCATAA
- a CDS encoding Na(+)-translocating NADH-quinone reductase subunit C yields the protein MAKFNKDSVSGTLTVVVLLSLICSLIVAGAAVLLKPTQDIQKQLDKQKNILQAAGLMQEKTNVQETYAKFIEPKIVDLATGDYVDGVTNFDAKAAAKDPAQNVVINPADDKANIKVRAKYAEVYLVKDEAGKISQVVLPMYGNGLWSIMYGFVAVQPDANTVNGITYYEQGETAGLGGEIANPNWQKNFVGKKLFNANNEVALTVGKGASEDKDHGIDGLSGATLTSNGVDGSFKYWFGANGFGPYLAKFKAAMGAN from the coding sequence ATGGCTAAATTTAATAAAGATAGCGTAAGCGGTACTTTAACCGTTGTTGTGTTATTAAGTTTAATCTGTTCTCTTATCGTAGCAGGTGCTGCGGTGTTATTAAAACCGACACAAGATATTCAGAAACAGCTTGATAAACAGAAAAACATCTTACAAGCGGCAGGTTTAATGCAGGAAAAAACAAACGTGCAAGAAACCTATGCTAAATTCATTGAGCCGAAAATCGTTGATTTAGCGACCGGTGATTATGTTGATGGCGTAACCAACTTTGATGCGAAAGCGGCAGCGAAAGATCCTGCTCAAAACGTAGTGATTAATCCGGCTGATGATAAAGCGAACATTAAAGTACGTGCTAAATATGCGGAAGTATATTTAGTCAAAGACGAAGCCGGTAAAATAAGCCAAGTGGTACTACCTATGTACGGTAACGGTTTATGGTCAATTATGTACGGTTTTGTTGCGGTTCAACCTGATGCGAATACGGTAAACGGTATTACTTACTATGAACAAGGTGAAACGGCTGGTCTTGGCGGTGAAATCGCTAACCCTAACTGGCAGAAAAACTTTGTGGGTAAGAAATTATTCAATGCAAACAATGAAGTGGCATTAACCGTAGGTAAAGGTGCTTCGGAAGACAAAGATCACGGTATCGACGGATTATCCGGTGCAACATTAACTTCAAACGGCGTGGACGGCTCATTCAAATATTGGTTCGGTGCTAATGGCTTCGGTCCATATTTAGCGAAATTTAAAGCAGCAATGGGAGCTAACTAA
- a CDS encoding NADH:ubiquinone reductase (Na(+)-transporting) subunit D has product MASNNLKKLLLSPIVDNNPIALQILGICSALAVTTQLQTAVVMAIAVSLVTAFSSMFISMIRNYIPNSIRIIVQMAIIASLVILVDQILRAYAYDLSKQLSVFVGLIITNCIVMGRAEAFAMKSGPVESFVDGIGNGLGYGAMLIIVAFLRELIGSGKLFGVTILQTVQDGGWYQANGLFLLAPSAFFIIGFVIWGLRTWKPEQVEK; this is encoded by the coding sequence ATGGCGAGTAACAATCTTAAAAAGTTATTGTTATCTCCAATCGTGGATAACAACCCTATTGCATTACAGATCTTAGGTATTTGTTCTGCATTAGCGGTAACTACTCAGTTACAAACAGCGGTAGTAATGGCGATTGCGGTAAGTTTAGTTACCGCTTTCTCCAGTATGTTTATTTCAATGATTCGTAACTATATTCCGAATAGTATCCGTATCATTGTACAAATGGCTATCATTGCATCACTTGTAATCTTAGTTGACCAAATTTTACGTGCGTATGCATATGACTTATCAAAACAGCTTTCTGTATTCGTAGGTCTTATCATTACTAACTGTATCGTAATGGGTCGTGCTGAAGCATTTGCAATGAAATCAGGTCCGGTTGAAAGTTTTGTAGACGGTATCGGTAACGGTTTAGGTTACGGTGCGATGTTAATCATCGTTGCGTTTTTACGTGAATTAATCGGTTCGGGTAAACTATTCGGCGTAACAATCTTACAAACCGTTCAAGACGGCGGCTGGTATCAAGCTAACGGTTTATTCTTATTAGCGCCAAGTGCGTTCTTCATTATCGGTTTTGTGATTTGGGGACTTCGTACCTGGAAACCGGAGCAAGTGGAGAAATAA
- the nqrE gene encoding NADH:ubiquinone reductase (Na(+)-transporting) subunit E, with amino-acid sequence MEHYLSLFVKSVFIENMALSFFLGMCTFLAVSKKVSTAFGLGVAVIVVLGISVPANQLVYTHVLKDGALVEGVDLSFLNFITFIGVIAALVQILEMVLDKFFPALYSALGIFLPLITVNCAIFGGVSFMVQREYDFTESVVYGIGAGTGWMLAIVALAGLTEKMKYSDVPAGLRGLGITFITVGLMALGFMSFSGIQL; translated from the coding sequence ATGGAACATTATTTAAGTCTATTTGTTAAGTCTGTATTCATTGAGAATATGGCACTTTCTTTCTTCCTTGGTATGTGTACATTCCTTGCGGTATCTAAGAAAGTTTCAACGGCTTTTGGTTTAGGTGTTGCGGTAATCGTAGTATTAGGTATTTCCGTACCGGCTAACCAATTGGTTTACACACACGTTTTAAAAGACGGCGCACTTGTTGAAGGTGTAGATTTAAGTTTCTTAAACTTCATTACATTCATCGGTGTGATTGCGGCACTTGTTCAAATCTTGGAAATGGTATTGGATAAGTTCTTCCCGGCGTTATATAGCGCATTAGGTATCTTCTTACCGTTGATTACCGTAAACTGTGCGATTTTCGGCGGCGTATCATTCATGGTTCAACGTGAATATGACTTCACGGAATCTGTGGTTTATGGTATCGGTGCGGGTACGGGTTGGATGTTAGCAATCGTTGCGCTTGCCGGTTTAACTGAAAAAATGAAATATTCTGATGTGCCGGCAGGTTTACGCGGTTTAGGTATTACCTTTATCACCGTAGGCTTAATGGCGTTAGGCTTTATGTCATTCTCAGGCATTCAATTATAA
- the nqrF gene encoding NADH:ubiquinone reductase (Na(+)-transporting) subunit F yields MDSNFIFGIIAFTALVLVLAVIILFAKSKLVDSGDITISINNDPAKGITLPAGGKLLGALASKGIFVSSACGGGGSCGQCKVQVKSGGGEILPTELSHISKKEAKEGWRLACQVNVKSSMDVELPEEIFGVKKWECTVISNDNKATFIKELKLQIPEGEEVPFRAGGYIQIEAEPHTVNYKDFDIPKEYHEDWDKFNLWRYVSKVDEHIIRAYSMASYPEEKGIIMLNVRIATPPPRNPDVPPGQMSSYIWSLKPGDKVTISGPFGEFFAKETDNEMVFIGGGAGMAPMRSHIFDQLKRLKSKRKMSFWYGARSKREIFYQEDFDQLAAENDNFVWHVALSDALPEDNWTGYTGFIHNVLYENYLKNHEAPEDCEYYMCGPPVMNAAVIGMLKSLGVEDENILLDDFGG; encoded by the coding sequence GTGGATAGTAATTTTATTTTCGGTATTATCGCATTTACTGCTCTGGTATTAGTGCTTGCGGTGATCATTCTTTTCGCTAAATCAAAATTAGTCGATTCAGGTGATATTACCATCTCAATCAACAACGATCCGGCAAAAGGCATTACGCTTCCGGCGGGCGGTAAATTACTTGGTGCTTTAGCGAGCAAAGGTATTTTCGTATCGTCAGCTTGCGGCGGTGGCGGTTCATGCGGTCAATGTAAAGTACAAGTAAAATCCGGCGGTGGTGAAATTCTTCCGACCGAGTTATCGCACATTTCGAAGAAAGAAGCGAAAGAAGGTTGGCGTTTAGCGTGTCAGGTAAATGTAAAATCTTCAATGGATGTTGAGCTTCCGGAAGAAATCTTTGGTGTGAAGAAATGGGAATGTACCGTTATTTCTAACGATAACAAAGCAACCTTCATCAAAGAGCTTAAACTTCAAATTCCTGAAGGCGAAGAAGTACCTTTCCGTGCGGGTGGTTATATCCAAATTGAAGCGGAACCGCATACAGTTAATTATAAAGACTTCGATATTCCGAAAGAATATCACGAAGACTGGGATAAATTTAACTTATGGCGTTATGTGTCAAAAGTGGACGAGCATATTATTCGTGCTTACTCAATGGCTTCATATCCGGAAGAGAAAGGCATCATTATGCTAAACGTGCGTATTGCAACGCCTCCTCCGCGTAATCCGGATGTTCCACCGGGTCAAATGTCTTCATACATTTGGTCGTTAAAACCGGGTGATAAAGTAACGATTTCCGGTCCGTTCGGTGAATTCTTCGCGAAAGAAACCGACAACGAAATGGTGTTTATCGGTGGTGGTGCGGGTATGGCGCCGATGCGTTCGCATATCTTTGACCAATTAAAACGTTTAAAATCTAAACGTAAAATGTCATTCTGGTATGGTGCGCGTTCTAAACGTGAAATCTTCTATCAAGAAGACTTTGACCAATTAGCGGCTGAAAACGATAACTTCGTATGGCACGTAGCACTTTCAGATGCGTTACCGGAAGATAACTGGACAGGCTACACAGGCTTTATTCACAACGTACTTTATGAGAACTATCTGAAAAATCATGAAGCACCTGAAGATTGTGAATACTATATGTGTGGTCCGCCGGTGATGAACGCAGCGGTAATCGGTATGCTGAAGAGCTTAGGTGTTGAAGACGAAAACATCTTATTAGATGACTTCGGTGGTTAA
- a CDS encoding FAD:protein FMN transferase: MKLKSILIFAMSVLFLTACNKAPEQITLQGKTMGTTYTVKYIDDRKLSHLPKSEEVQRQLDGLLKTVNHEMSTYQDDSQISRFNQLRDVEQAVEISPDFAKVVAEAIRLNKVTEGALDITVGPLVNLWGFGPDKRLNKVPSAEQIAERANAVGIEKLKLTVGEKPSLIKSVPNLYVDLSSIAKGFGVDKLAEYLESLGLANYLVEIGGELRGKGKNLQGVDWRIAIEQPTLAQGQAAQITVPLHNLGMATSGNYRNYFEDEQGNRLSHIINPKELRPVSHKLASITVFAPTTMTADGLSTGLFVLGPEKALEVAEREKLAVFLIIKNGETFETKMSSEFEKLINQK; encoded by the coding sequence TTGAAACTTAAATCTATTTTAATTTTCGCAATGTCGGTACTTTTTTTGACCGCTTGTAATAAAGCTCCGGAGCAAATTACCTTACAAGGTAAAACGATGGGTACAACTTATACGGTCAAATATATTGATGACCGTAAGCTATCTCATTTACCTAAGTCAGAAGAAGTACAGCGGCAGCTTGACGGTTTACTTAAAACGGTTAATCATGAAATGTCCACCTATCAAGACGATTCGCAAATCAGTCGTTTTAACCAGTTGCGTGACGTGGAACAAGCGGTTGAAATTTCGCCTGATTTTGCAAAAGTAGTAGCGGAAGCGATTCGTTTAAATAAAGTAACTGAAGGCGCACTGGATATAACTGTCGGGCCATTAGTGAATTTATGGGGATTCGGACCGGATAAACGTTTAAATAAAGTACCTTCAGCAGAACAAATTGCAGAACGTGCGAACGCGGTCGGCATTGAAAAATTAAAATTAACGGTAGGTGAAAAGCCGTCGTTAATCAAATCAGTACCTAATCTTTATGTAGATCTTTCTTCCATCGCAAAAGGTTTTGGCGTAGATAAATTGGCGGAATATCTGGAAAGCCTCGGTTTAGCCAATTACTTAGTGGAAATCGGTGGTGAGTTGCGAGGTAAAGGGAAAAATTTACAAGGTGTGGATTGGCGTATTGCAATTGAGCAACCGACACTAGCGCAAGGACAAGCAGCACAGATTACCGTACCGTTACACAATCTTGGTATGGCGACATCCGGTAATTACCGTAATTATTTTGAAGATGAACAAGGTAACCGTCTTTCACATATTATTAATCCGAAAGAATTACGTCCGGTTAGCCATAAATTGGCTTCGATTACCGTATTTGCCCCAACCACAATGACGGCGGACGGTTTATCAACCGGTTTATTCGTGTTAGGGCCAGAAAAAGCGTTAGAAGTGGCTGAGCGTGAAAAGTTAGCGGTCTTTCTGATCATCAAGAACGGCGAAACATTTGAAACTAAAATGTCGAGCGAATTTGAAAAATTAATTAACCAAAAATAA
- the nqrM gene encoding (Na+)-NQR maturation NqrM — protein METLLITFGFFIAVIFAMSIGFIVKGKTIKGSCGGITALGMKKMCDCEEPCDNLKAKMADGTADPEEVARFNKEPQFYEVK, from the coding sequence ATGGAAACATTATTAATTACTTTCGGCTTTTTTATCGCCGTGATTTTTGCAATGTCGATTGGCTTTATCGTAAAAGGAAAAACAATCAAAGGCAGCTGTGGCGGTATTACCGCATTAGGTATGAAAAAAATGTGTGACTGCGAAGAGCCTTGCGACAATCTGAAAGCTAAAATGGCAGACGGTACGGCTGATCCTGAAGAAGTGGCACGTTTCAACAAAGAACCGCAATTCTACGAAGTAAAATAA
- the mnmA gene encoding tRNA 2-thiouridine(34) synthase MnmA yields MTNQTQLSSKTYDTHFAKLTAEQLAENAKKKVIIGMSGGVDSSVSAFILQQQGYQVEGLFMKNWEEDDDTDYCTAAADLADAQAVADKLGMKLHKINFAAEYWDNVFEHFLNEYKAGRTPNPDILCNKEIKFKAFLEYAAEDLGADYIATGHYVRRSGDDNNAQLLRGLDANKDQSYFLYTLSHKQVGQSLFPVGDIEKPIVRQIAEDLGLATAKKKDSTGICFIGERKFKDFLARYLPAQPGEIRTVDGKVVGRHDGLMYHTLGQRKGLGIGGVKGLSEDPFYVVEKDLINNVLVVAQGHDNSALLSSGLIATQLHWVDRQPIRENLRCTVKTRYRQTDIACEIQPMGDDTIRVIFDEPQIAVTPGQSAVFYQGEVCLGGGVIEEQLK; encoded by the coding sequence ATGACAAATCAAACTCAACTTAGCTCAAAAACTTATGATACTCACTTTGCTAAATTAACCGCTGAGCAATTAGCGGAGAATGCGAAAAAGAAAGTGATTATTGGAATGTCCGGTGGCGTAGATTCATCAGTATCCGCTTTTATCCTGCAACAACAAGGTTATCAAGTTGAAGGCCTGTTTATGAAAAACTGGGAAGAAGACGATGATACCGATTATTGTACCGCAGCGGCGGATTTAGCCGATGCTCAAGCGGTGGCGGATAAACTGGGCATGAAACTGCACAAAATCAATTTTGCCGCAGAGTATTGGGATAATGTCTTCGAGCATTTCTTAAACGAATATAAAGCGGGTCGTACGCCGAATCCGGATATTCTTTGTAATAAAGAAATTAAATTTAAAGCATTTTTAGAATATGCAGCGGAAGATTTAGGTGCGGATTATATTGCAACCGGTCATTACGTACGTCGTAGCGGTGATGATAATAACGCACAATTATTACGTGGTTTAGATGCAAATAAAGATCAAAGTTATTTCCTTTACACGTTAAGCCATAAGCAAGTAGGACAGAGCCTATTCCCGGTGGGTGATATTGAGAAACCGATTGTACGTCAAATTGCTGAGGATCTCGGTTTAGCGACAGCGAAGAAAAAAGATTCGACCGGTATTTGCTTTATCGGTGAACGTAAATTTAAAGATTTCTTAGCGCGTTATTTACCGGCACAACCGGGTGAAATCAGAACGGTGGACGGTAAAGTTGTCGGTCGTCATGACGGTTTAATGTATCACACCCTTGGTCAGCGTAAAGGTTTAGGGATTGGCGGGGTGAAAGGCTTGAGCGAAGATCCGTTTTATGTAGTCGAAAAAGACCTCATCAATAATGTACTGGTCGTGGCACAAGGTCATGATAATTCTGCATTACTTTCAAGCGGTTTAATCGCAACTCAGCTACACTGGGTGGATCGTCAGCCGATTCGTGAAAATCTACGTTGCACGGTAAAAACGCGTTATCGTCAAACGGATATCGCGTGTGAAATTCAACCGATGGGTGATGATACGATTCGAGTGATCTTTGATGAACCGCAAATTGCGGTGACACCGGGACAATCAGCGGTCTTCTATCAAGGCGAAGTTTGCTTAGGTGGAGGTGTTATCGAAGAACAATTGAAGTAA
- a CDS encoding 3-phenylpropionate MFS transporter, whose translation MINLTPFQWSAFNFFGFFCAYGVFLPFLPVWLKQYGYSTEMIGLLASFGYLFRFAGGMLASQQVKSPNQLIPTARILTLLNLIVIVVIAWSAESIWLLFPALMLFHIFNAGAMPIGDSIASLWQQQVGIDYGKARLFGSIAFVVGSLSTGYLTGWLGEGSIIWIMFVFFILLGCGQLLTPTVGFENQQDKKSSSNLSYWQILKEPTTLRMMFAVSLILGSHAAYYIYSTIHWSAAGISTQTSSLLWGFAVCAEILFFLFSNRLFKAWRISHLMIIASFVAIIRWSILASTTEISLLAISQTFHAITFGMAHYAMIRYISAQDPEKITKLQGLYFALSNCGFTAIFTFISGMIYQDNPNFVFWLMAIIVIPAILIVPKKFNATLR comes from the coding sequence ATGATCAATCTAACGCCGTTCCAATGGTCGGCATTTAATTTCTTCGGCTTCTTTTGTGCCTACGGAGTATTTTTACCCTTTTTACCGGTTTGGTTAAAACAATACGGATATAGTACCGAAATGATCGGCTTACTCGCCTCCTTCGGTTATTTGTTTCGCTTTGCCGGCGGAATGTTAGCTTCACAACAAGTGAAATCGCCCAATCAATTAATCCCTACGGCTCGTATTCTCACATTACTGAATCTGATTGTGATCGTTGTTATTGCATGGTCGGCGGAATCGATTTGGTTGCTATTCCCAGCACTGATGCTGTTCCATATTTTTAATGCCGGTGCGATGCCGATTGGAGATAGTATCGCTTCGCTTTGGCAACAACAAGTCGGTATCGATTACGGCAAAGCGCGCTTATTCGGCTCGATTGCCTTTGTGGTCGGTTCATTAAGCACAGGCTATTTAACCGGTTGGCTAGGGGAAGGTTCAATTATTTGGATTATGTTCGTTTTCTTTATCTTACTAGGTTGCGGGCAATTACTTACGCCGACAGTCGGCTTTGAAAATCAACAAGATAAGAAATCTTCATCAAATCTCAGCTATTGGCAGATTCTCAAAGAACCAACTACGTTACGTATGATGTTTGCCGTTTCATTAATTCTTGGATCACACGCCGCTTACTATATTTATAGTACGATTCATTGGTCGGCAGCCGGTATTTCCACCCAAACCAGCAGCTTGTTATGGGGCTTTGCGGTGTGTGCTGAAATTTTATTTTTCTTATTTTCCAACCGCTTATTTAAAGCGTGGCGTATTTCGCACTTAATGATCATTGCAAGTTTTGTCGCAATTATTCGCTGGTCAATTTTAGCTTCAACCACTGAAATTAGTCTGTTGGCGATCTCTCAAACATTCCATGCCATCACGTTCGGTATGGCTCACTATGCAATGATTCGTTATATTTCTGCTCAAGATCCGGAAAAAATAACTAAATTACAGGGTTTATATTTTGCGTTATCGAATTGTGGCTTTACGGCGATCTTTACCTTTATATCAGGTATGATATACCAAGATAACCCAAATTTTGTCTTCTGGTTGATGGCGATTATCGTTATACCGGCAATTTTAATCGTACCGAAAAAATTTAACGCTACATTACGTTAA
- the proC gene encoding pyrroline-5-carboxylate reductase, with the protein MNHQKLAFIGTGNMAYAIIQGLLKSHYPASQIIACNKSNLARRAELQAVGIATNFTNRAAVEQAEVVVLAVKPQMMAEVCSEFSTVDFSNKTVISVAAGISVARLEQLLPTAKNIIRTMPNTPSLIGEGMTGLFAKKSVNSTVCQFAESLMSAVGKCYWVEQEQQINHIIAVTGSSPAYFFRFMEAMQQSAIQMGFSEADARLLVQQAALGAAKLVEANPNTSLAILRENVTSKGGTTAQALAVFERHKLTETVDQAMQAAIQRAEEMELQL; encoded by the coding sequence ATGAATCATCAAAAACTTGCCTTTATTGGCACCGGCAATATGGCATACGCTATCATTCAAGGCTTACTCAAAAGCCATTATCCCGCCTCGCAAATCATCGCTTGCAACAAAAGCAATTTAGCTCGCCGAGCGGAATTACAAGCGGTCGGAATCGCCACAAATTTTACCAATCGTGCAGCAGTTGAACAGGCGGAAGTCGTGGTGTTAGCGGTCAAACCGCAAATGATGGCGGAAGTTTGTAGTGAATTTTCAACGGTGGATTTTTCGAATAAAACCGTGATTTCTGTCGCAGCTGGGATTTCAGTTGCCCGTTTAGAGCAGCTTTTACCAACAGCAAAAAATATTATCCGCACCATGCCAAATACACCTTCGCTGATTGGCGAAGGAATGACTGGGTTATTTGCAAAAAAATCGGTAAATTCGACCGTTTGTCAATTTGCTGAAAGCCTGATGTCCGCAGTCGGGAAATGCTATTGGGTCGAACAAGAACAGCAAATCAATCACATTATTGCAGTGACCGGTTCCAGCCCTGCCTATTTCTTCCGTTTTATGGAAGCGATGCAACAAAGTGCAATACAAATGGGGTTCAGTGAAGCTGATGCACGTTTACTGGTGCAACAAGCCGCATTAGGCGCAGCAAAATTAGTCGAAGCAAATCCGAATACTTCACTTGCTATACTACGAGAGAACGTGACCTCAAAAGGCGGTACGACGGCACAAGCCTTAGCGGTATTTGAACGGCACAAATTAACCGAAACGGTCGATCAAGCGATGCAAGCGGCTATTCAGCGTGCGGAGGAAATGGAGTTGCAGCTATGA